GGAGTATGCTGACAGCTGGGCCATGAATCTGGAAACCGGCTACGACTTGCTGAGGGAGGAACAGTGGTACTGGGGCAGCGCCACCCCTCCCCCTATTGATGACTCTCTTCGCTGGCAGTATGCCTGGTGTCGCAATATTTTCCCCACCGTTTCGCTGACGCGGTCCGAAGCGGGGTATGAGTACCAGGCGCAGATTCAGACGAACACGGGTCTGATACCCCCCCCACTTTACGGCGAGTTGCCAGCGTACACCGAGCCGATCGCTGATACCTGGTCCACCAATCCGCCAGTGTTCAGCTTGACCGTCTCGATTCTGGATACCGACGAGGATGGAATCCTCGACACCATGAGCGGCACGGGACACTCGGAGGGGACTTCCTTTGAGGACCTGCTCAATGCCGATCCCATACCGCACTTCGGGCATCCGCTGACGTACCTTGGCCTGCTGCAATACAGCCGGTATGTCTGGACTTTCTGAGCCAGGAGCACGGATGAGCGGAGATCAGCAAGGGCCTGTGTAGTAGCCCTTCGGTATACTGAGGCTTGGATTCCTTCCGGCATCAGTACTGATCTCTCACGCGACCCGTCGGGGAGGCCTGCCATGCCTGCTGGCCATCGACGTCCTGGCTTTACCCTCATCGAGCTGCTGGTGGTCATCACGATCATCGGCATCCTCGCGGCCATCGCCCTCCCGAACTATGTGAAGGCGAAGGACAAGGCGAAAGAGGTCCAGGTGAAGAGCGCGCTCCGGTCGATCCAGACCGCAGTCGAGCGTTATCACACCGACTTCGAGCAGTACCCCCTCTTTCTGCTGGGGGGAGATGTCGAGGGCTGGAAGCACTGGCATCAGAAGTTCGATGAGCCGAATCCGGGACGGCTGGGGGCGAATGCCTGGGTCCGGGATCCCCTGATTGCGTACAGCTACTTCCAGAGCTATCCGCTCAATCCGTTTGTGGATGACGGGCTGGCGCTGCTGGCGCAGACTGGTCCGGTGAATCCGCCAGCGGCCGGCTACGCCCCCGGAGATGGCGATCCCCGCTTCGGCTTTCGTGGCAACACGATGGGCAATGGGCTGGAGCACAACCAGGTCTTTGCCAACTGGTACACCAATCTGGACCAGAACATCGAGACCTACCGGACCCTGTGGACCACCACGGGCGGGAATCCGTCGGCCAAGGGTTTCGGTACCTGCGGTGGCCCGAACTATCCCGGATCGGCCAGTAATCCCCCGGGGATGCACTACACCATGGGGGGACGACGCGCCCCTGTGAACAGCCAGGCCGGGACGGTCTTCACTCACTGGCCGGGGAACTTCTTTTATCGCGGATTCGGCGAGCGGGGGCTGGACCGCAAGGGCTGGACCTACCAGAACTCGGCGTCCTTCACACGGTCCCATGTTGCCCGGTACATGATGGGGGCCTACGGGGGCTACACCACCGAGGGGACCGACGCCATCCGCCTGGAGGGGACCTCCCCCACCGGGACACCCATTCGCTATCGCTTCCCTCCGCCTTGGCCTCCGGAAGGGGCGGCCGGGTACCTGGGGATCACCCTTGGCTATGGCTGTGTGGGGTCGGGGAATGACTGGGGGGCTGGCTGGACCACCGGGTTGCCCGAGGTCGCCGGGGGCGGCAACGCCAATCGGGGACCTGCGTTTCCGCCCGACCGGGACCCCAAGTACAACAATCAGTTCATCTATGGGGCACCTGATGGCCAGCCGGATGCGCTGGTGCTGATCCTGACCGCCGGCGACGAAATCCAGGCGTACTAAGACAGCGCGCTGTTGCCAGTCTGCAACACTGGCCCGCTACGATGCAGCCATGCCCGTGACCCGCCGCCGCTTCCTCACCTATCTCGGGGTTGGCTCGCTCGCCCTTCTCTCGAGCGCCCGACGGGGCATCGCCGCCGATATACGGCCTGCCGCCACCCCCCCGCTGCCAGGCTTTGATCCGATCCCGGCCGTGGTCGCTCCGGGAGAAGCCGATGCTGTCCGTCTCCCTGTCGGCTTCCGCTCCGATCTGATCGCGAAGTGGGGAGATTCGCTGGGTTCCGTGGGACCGTATGGTCCGGAGAGCTTCGGGTTTAACTGCGATTTCACCGCCTATCTCGCCGCCGACCGGTTGCAGGGCGGCGCGAATTCTTCGAGCGGTTTACTTTGGGTGAATCATGAGGTGCCGGATCCGAAGTTTGTTAGCGGCTGGCAAGGTGGAAAGAAAACAGGGGCGATGATCGAAGCGGAGATGCTCTCGGTGGGCGGGAGCATCATCGCAGTCCGGCGATCGGCAGATGGTTGGCAGATGGTGCCAGGCGACCCGGCCAATCGGCGCGTGACGGGGCTCTATCCGGAATTCACGATGACAGGCCCACTGGCTGCCAGGATCCCGGCGATCCGTGGCACGGTCGGCAACTGCTCCGGCGGGGTGACACCCTGGGGCACGATCCTCTCCTGCGAAGAGCAATGGGACTCCCTGTATGACAACTATGGCTGGCACGACACGGGGAAAGAGCCCTATTCGCTTGCGGAGCATGGCTGGGTGGTGGAGGTGGATCCCTATGGTGAACTACCTCCGCAGGTCCACTCGAGCCTCGGCCATTTCGCGCATGAGAACTGTGCCTGCACGGTGGGAGCCAGCGGGCGGCTGGTGGTGTACATGGGGGATGACACCGCCGGGGAGCACCTGTACAAGTTTGTTTCACACGACAAGCTGGATCTGTCGGCTCCCAGGGCAGAGCAGCGGCGGCTCCTGACAAATGGTGTGCTTTATGTCGCGGATCTGGATCGAAACTGCTGGCATCCCCTGGATCTGGCGGCAAACCCAAAGATCGCAGCGATGGGGAGGCCGGCTTATCAGGAGCAGGCGGACCTGCTGCTGCGTCCACAAGCCGCTGCGAAGGGGTTAGGTGCGACTCCCCTTGATCGGCCGGAAGACTGCGAGATTCATCCGCTGGATGGGTCGCTTTATCTGGCGCTGACGAACAACACCGCTGCCGGAAATTGGTATGGGCAACTCCTGCGCCTGATCGAAGAGGGAGACGATGCAGAAAGTCTGACTTTTCGCTGGGAGCTCTTTCTCACCGGCGGCCCTGAGTCAGGTGTGGCCTGTCCGGACAATCTCTGCTTTGATCGGCAGGGCAACCTCTGGATTGCCACGGATTTTGGGGGAGGACCGTATCAGGAATTCGGCAGCAACGGGCTGTTTTGCGTGCCCACCACAGGACCTGCGGCTGGAACTGCGTTTCAGTTTTTGTCTGGTCCGAACGACTGTGAAATCTGTGGTCCCTTTTTCACGCCGGACGAGAAGACGCTGTTTTTGTCGATCCAGCATCCAGGCTCGCGCAGCATTCCTGAGCTGGAGCACTACACGAGCCGATGGCCCCAGGGCGCACCGGACATCCCCCGTCCTACAGTTATTGCGATCACCGGGTTTTAGCCGCCTGCGCCGGCCAACTTCGGTACACTTCGTGGCGGGTCGGCCAGACCCGTGTGTGTGCCACACCCGACCTTGCCACGGAGCCCCGGGATGCCCCATCAGTTCGATCCCACAGCGCAGCACCAGACGCCTCCCAAAGCGCTCTGTACGCTGCACATCAATGGCCAGACCCGGCAGGTTGCCGTGGAGCAGTCAGCCATCCTGCTGGATGTCATCCGTGAAGAACTCCAGCTGACCGGCACCAAGCGGGGCTGCGACATGGGGACCTGCGGCTGCTGTACGGTCATCATGGATGGCAAACCTGTCCTGAGCTGCCTGACGCTGGCCCTGGACGCCGAAGGCAAGGCGATCCGGACCATTGAGTCGCTGCAGGAAGGGGGCTGCCTGCATCCGGTGCAGGAAGGGTTTGTCGTGAAGGGGGGGTCGCAGTGCGGCTTTTGCACTCCCGGATTCATCATGACCGCTACGGCACTATTAGAAAGCACACCGGATCCCGCCACCCTCGACCGGGAGACGATTCGTCGGGCCATCAGCGGCAATCTCTGCCGGTGCACGGGTTTCCAGCAGATCATCGAGGCGATTGAGTACGCCGCGGCGCACCTGGACGAGCCCCGTCAGCCGGACCCGACTAGCGGCAAGGTCGCGAACGTGATGGGAGGCTAACCAGACCAATGGCCGAAAGCCACCACGACCCCACCAAGCCCTTCAACATCGTCGGCAAGCCGACACCCCTCCTTGATTCCCGCTCCAAGGTGACCGGGGAGGCAATCTATGCCGATGACCTCAGCTTCCCCAACATGCTGGTTGGCAAGCTCCTGCGGTCGCCCAAGCCCCATGCACGCATCAAATCCATCGATCTCAGCGCGGCCCTCGCTCTGCCCGGCGTCGTGGCGATCGTGGTGGGGTCGGAAGCACCGACCAAGTTCGGGGTACTCCCCATCAGCCGCGACGAGACCGCACTGGCGGTCGAGAAAGTGAAGTATGTCGGCGACATTGTCGCCGGAGTCGCCGCCGAGACCGAACTCCAGGCGGTGGCAGCCTGCCATGCGATCCGCATCGAGTGGGAGGACCTCCCCAGTCATCAGCGGATGGAGAAGTGTCTTGAGCCGCACGGCGAGCCGGTCCATCCGGACCGCTCCAAAGATGGATCGAACCTGCACAAAGGGGTCGACCAGGAGTTCGGCGATGTCGAAGCCGCGCTGGCCGACGCAGCATTCCAGGTCAGTGGTGCGTTCGAGTTTCCGGGCATCAATCACGGATTCACCGAGCCGCACTGCGCCATCGCGAAGTACGACGGTGGCCGCCTGACGCTCTGGACCGCGCAGCAGGTGCCGCACTATCTCCACCGGTCACTGGCCAATGTCATGGAGATGCCCATGCACCGGATCACGGTCATTCGTCCGATGGTGGGGGGCGGCTTCGGCGGCAAGAGCGACCCCTTCCCGCATGAAATGGTGGCAGCGTTGCTGGCCCGCAAGACCGGGCGACCCGTGAAGATTCTCTTCGACCGCGAGGAGGTCTTCCTGACCAATCACGGACGGCATCCGGGCAAGAACACCATGACTCTGGCGCTGGACGCCGATCTCAACATCTCCCTGCTCGACTCCCGGGCACTGATTGAGGGCGGCGCCTGGGCCAGCTTCGGTGTGGTCACGACCTACTACAACGGGGTGCTGTCGATGGGTCCCTACAAGATTCCCTCGTTCAGGTACTCCGGACGCCGGGTCTATTCCAACAAGCCACCACACGGCGCGATGCGCGGACACGGGTCAGTGAATGCCCGGATGGCGCTGGAATGTCTGCTCGATGAGCTGGCCGAGCAGGCCGGGGTGGATCCCTGCGATCTGCGTCTGAAGAATGCCCTGGAGCCGCACAGCTTTACGGTGAATGACCTGCGGGTCACCAGCATGGGCCTGCCGGAGTGCATCGCCCGGGTCCGGGCCGCCTCGGGCTGGGACCAGAAGTTCCGCAAGCTCCCCTATGGCCGGGGCATCGGCATCGGCTGCGGGATGTACATCTCCGGGTCGGCGAAGCCGATTCACCGGACCCGGATGCCCCAGTCGACCGTCCACCTGAAGATCGACATGGATGGCGGGATCACGATCCACTCGCTGGCGGCAGAGATCGGGCAGGGGTCCGACACGATGCTCGCGCAGTGCGTTGCGGAAGTGCTGGGACTCGGGTTGGAATGGATGCGAGTCTATTCGCGCTCGACGGACACCGCGCCGATTGATCTCGGGTCGTATTCCAGCCGGGTGACCTTTATGGCGGGCAACGCAGCCCGGAAGGCCGCCATCGACATCAAGCGGCAGCTGCAGGCCGCCGCCTCCCGGATCACCGGCTACGAAGCAGAAGTCTTCGAATGTGAGGACGAACATCTGGTCTGCCAGGTCCGGCCGGAAGTCCGGGTCCCCTATCTGCAGGCGGTCGATGAAGCCATCGCCTACACCGGCGCGCTGATCGCCCGGGGGCAGTACGAGACCCCGCCGATGGGCGGCACATTTAAGGGGGCGGCGGCCGGCACCGCGCCGTCCTACTCCTACCAGGCATTTATTGCAGAAGTCGAGGTGGATCCGGAGACCGGATTTGTCCGGCTGGAACATATCTGGGCCGCGCACGATGTCGGAAGGGCCCTGAATCCTCTCGCAGTGGAGGGGCAGATCATTGGGTCCATTCACATGGGACTCGGGCAGGTGCTCTCGGAAGCCATGCGGTACAACCACAAGGTGACCGATGGGAATCTGCTCAACGGCAACCTGCTGGACTACAAGATCCCGGGTCCGCTGGAAATGCCGCCAGTGGATGTCTTCATCGTGGAGTCGAACGACCCGGAAGGACCCTTTGGCGCAAAAGAATGCGGCGAAGGCGCCCTCGCGCCGATCCTCCCCGCGGTGGTCAACGCGATCTATGACGCCGTGGGCGTCAGGATCCGGACCCTGCCAGTGACACCCGACGTGGTGCTGGAGGCCATTCAGCGAAAGGAGGCGAACAAGCCCGCTCATGCGTTTACCCCCCTTTCATTTGCACCGGCCAACGTCGGTTAGCGACGCGGTCGCGCTGGCAGCCACCTACGGCGACTCCGCGCAATTCATAGCCGGAGGGACCGACCTGCTGCAGCATCTCAAGAACCGGATCTACACGCCGGATCATGTGATCTCGCTGCAGCATCTCCCGGGACTCCGGGACATCACCCTCACGCGGATCGGCGCGCTGGCGACCCTGGCGGACATCGCTACGCATCCATCCATCGGTGAACAGCTGCCAGCCCTGGTGGAGTGCATCGAGGTCATTGCCTCGCCGGTGATTCGATCGACGGCCACCCTCGGCGGCAATCTGCTGGTGGATACCCGGTGCTACTACGTCAATCAGTCCTATGAATGGCGACTCTCCAAAGGAGCCTGCCTGAAGAGTGAAGGGCAGGATTGTCTGGTGGTGCCGAACCCCGACACCTGCTACGCCACCTTCAGCGCGGACACGCCCGCGCTGCTGATGTGCTGGGATGCTTCGGTGCATCTGGCAGGTCCCGATGGCGAGCGGGATGTCCCGCTGACGGCGTTCTATCAGTACGACGGCATTGCGCGGCATGTCAAACAGCCCGGCGAGATCATCACCTGGGTCGACATCCCGGCGGAGGCGCAGACGCTGACCAGTGGCTACAGCAAACTGCGGGTCCGCGACGCTTTCGACTATCCCGAGCTGGGGGTCGCCGCGGCGCTGTCGCTGCATCCTGACGGGACCCTCGCGGCCCTGCGACTGGCGTTCTGTGCGGTCGATGCCGTGCCGAACCGGATCGATGACGCGGTGGCATCGCTGCTGGGTCAACCCCTCACCGACGAAGCCATCGCGCAAGTCTGTGCCGCTTTGCCGGAAAAGCTGCAGCCTTATCGCAATACGGCGCTGCCACCGGGCTATCGTCGCCAGATGACTGCAGTCTTCGCACGTCGGCTCCTGGTCCGGCTTCGGGATCAGGCACGACAGCAGCCTGAGGCCTAAGGCCATGCCCTGGAAGCTCGGAGTCGCGCTGGCAATCGTGGGACTTTGGCTCTATGGCCTGGGCACCGGACAGGGCTGGGCCAGTCGATGGGAGATTCTGGCCATCGCCTGGGGTCTGTTCGCGGGCTACAACAAAGAGCGCTTTGAATCGAGCCATCAAACCACGTCTGGACAGCAAAGCAGGTTCTCAGAAGCGCTGGGTGCGCTTTTCGAGCCGGAGCCAGCAGATGATGACGACGATGATGTTGAGCAACCGCACGGCAGTGCTACTGAGGGCTTTTTGCTCAGCGATGAGGACTACCACCGTCTGGTTAGCACTCTAAGGACGCAGATCCCCTTCTTAGAGGGACTCCCGCTGTTTGACCCCGCCTGGCGACGGCAACTGGAAGGGCAAATCGTCAGCGGCCAGGGGTACGACGAAGTCATCCAGTACTGGAGCGCTGCGGCCGGTCAGCCTGCGGAAGCTCCAGCGTTCGGCCAGCGTCTGATGGTGCAGGATCCGCAGCTCCAGGCGGCTCACGACTCCAATCGCCGGATGATCGAGGGGCTCATCGCGGTCCTGCCGGTCTCCAAAAACACCGCACTGCTGCATGAGGGTGCGGCCGAGCGCCGACGTCGCAGCTTTCACCCGCAGGCCCGGATGGTGCCGATGGGACTCCGGGCAGCCGCGCAGATGCGACGCCGTCGGCTCGCCCCTTCCCGGATGCTCCGGGAGTACCACCTGGCCCGAAGCACCATGCTGCATACCGCGCTCGATTCATTGCAGCCGCTGAAAGCCCCGCCGGCGCGTCCGGACGCCAATGGGCAGCTGACCGGCGCGCCGCTGATCATGCGGACCGCGCCCCCACCCTTTGTCCGATAGATGGGCGTACACTCCGTATCCATGGACAGCACGACACTCACGATCCTGCTCTTCGCCCAGGCCCGGGATGTCGCCGGGCAGAGCGCGGTGGAACTCCCCTGGAGCAGCGGGACCTGCGATGCGCTGCGCGCCGCCCTCGCTGCGGCGGTCCCCCAGGTCGCACCACTCCTGGGGTCCTGTGCGGTGGCTGTGAATCAGCAGGTCGCGTTGCCCACGACCCTGGTCCATCCGGGCGATGAAGTGGCGATTTTGCCCCCCTTCGGAGGTGGCTAGACGATGCCCCACGACATCAGTGCGCCTATCACTCCCCATCCGCCGCTCATTCGGTTAACCACCAGTGCTTTGGATCTGGAGGAAGTGCTCGCTTACCTGACGGATCCGAAGGCTGGAGGCGAAGCGCTCTTTGTGGGACGGGTCCGGGACCACAATCATGGATTACAGGTGGAGTATCTGGAGTATGAGGCGTACGCCCCCATGGCGGAGCGGTTACTGGGAGTTTTGGCGGCTCATCTGCAGCGCACTTATCACCCGGTACGACTCGCGCTGGTCCATCGACTGGGGCGGCTGGCGATTGGTGATGCCGCTGTGGTGGTGGGGGTCAGTGCGGTCCATCGCGACGAAGCATTTCGCGCCTGCCGGGAGGGTATCGACCGCTTGAAGCTGGAGATTCCCATCTGGAAGAAAGAGTTTTTCACGGGTGGCGCACGCTGGGTCGATAACTGCCAGGGCTGCGCGGCGGTGGCGGCGGACTATGCGGATTACCTCTTGCAGGCTCCGGAGCATCAGCCGCAGGGGTCCATCGAACATGCCGGCAGCTTCGTTACGGATTCGCGAGGGTAGAGTCGTCCTGTGACAACGAGAGCCCCAGCGTTCGCGCATCCTCTGGCGTGTTGACATCCTGCAACACTCCCGGGTCCTTCACGGTTACTTCGATCAGGGGAACCTGCTGAAAGACCGGACGGAGCGAGTCCTCCGGGTCGAGGTCCATGAGAGTGGGTATCAGACTGGCTGTGAACAGGATGGGATGCCCACGGCGCTCATCACAGACCGGGACCCAGCGTCCCGCGACATGGTCTGCTGCGCTGGCGTAAGCCGACAGCAGCGCCGGGATGACCGTCGGTCCGATGCAGGCGTATTCCACCGGGAACAGCAGGATGGGAGTCCTGGGACTGAGTGGCCCCAACGCCCGGAGTCCGGCCTTCAGGGAGGACGTGCGTCCGGCAGCCCACGTCGCATGTGCCAGCAGTCGCGCCTCCTGGGGTAGGTCGGGCAGGGCCAGCATGGCTTCGAGGTCGGCGCCGAGCACAACGACTGGTGCAGCGATGCCTGCACTCAGGCAGCGTTCTACCGCTAATCCCAGCAGGGATCGGTCTCCCCGGAAGAGTCGGCCCTTCGCGATCCCTCCCAGCCGGGTACCAGCCCCGGCTGCGAGAATCACGGCATGACATGTGCTTTCAGCCACATTCAGTATTGTGCCCGACAAGCCGGGTACACTAACGGGCTGGTCCTCAAACCGGTCGTATCCGGACACTCGCAGGGATCACAAGGGAGACAGGCATGGCGTATCGCGCGGTACTGATCATCGGGCTGCTGGTTGTGGGGCTCCTGGGCTGTGCGAAGTGTGGCGACGCCCCCGCCGATCAGAAGCAGGGAGCCGCAGCCACCAGTGGCGACCCGGCAGCCACCGAAGAGGCCGCTCCTGGAGGTCGCAAGCTGCGGTCAGAAATCCCCTTGCGGGTCTTCGCCGTAAACAGCTTCAGCGCGGCCCTCCCCGCCCTCGCGAACCGGTACCGGGAGAGCTACAACGGCAAGGAACTGGCGATTACGTTCGGAACACCGGACGACCTGATTCGTCAGATCCGGGACTCCCAGGCCGCCGATCTCCTCATCCTCGATGACCCCGACCTGGTGCGGATGCTGAAAGAAGAAAAGCTCATCGAGCACGCCTCGGTCCTGGCAGCGGCCCAGCTGGTGGTTATCACCAATGCAGAGAAGCCGATTCTCCTGTCGGTCGCGGAAGACCTCCGGAAGGCCGAGATCAAAACCATCGGGATCCCGGCCAGCACCACCGCCGCGGGCAAGGCGAGCATGGCCTACCTCGGGGATCAGACACTCCTGAATGTCCTGCAGCCGCGCCTGAAGGAGTACCCGACAGTGGCCGAAGTGGTGAAGGCGGTCGGCAGCGGGGAAGTCACGGTCGGCTTTGCCTATGCCAGCGCGGTCCGGGGTCGCAAGCAGGTGAAGAGCACCCTCGCCTGCGGCCTGGATGCTCCCCCTGAGTTCATCGCCATGCCGGTGACGGGGAGCCAGAATGAAGGGAACGCCGAGGAGTTCGTCACCATTCTGCAGGACGAAGCCTCGAAGAAGGCCCTGGTGACGGCGGGGTTTGTCGACTCCGCCTCCAGGGTCATTTACTAGCGCTGACGTTCTCGCAGCCCTAGAAGCGGAAGCTCCCCACCAGGCTCCTGGCGATCAGGACCCAGCCATCGGTCATCACAAAGAGCAGAATCTTGAACGGCAGACTGATCAGGACTGGCGGCAGGAAGATCATGCCCATGCTCATGAGGGTGCTGGAGACGACGAGGTCGATGATGAGGAAGGGCATGTAGACCACGAAGCCCATCTGGAACGCGGTCTTCAGCTCGGAGAGTACAAACGCTGGCAGCAGCACCCAGGTCGGGACATCGGCCCGGGTCTGTGGGGCGGGGAGTCGGGCCAGTTCGAGCATCACTTTGAGATCGCGTCCCCGGGTGTTGTTAAACATGAACTCCCGCAGGGGAATCTGAGCCTTCTGCAGCCCATCCTGATAGGTGATTTCTTCCCGGAGGAACGGCTGCAGTGCTTCCTCGTTCATCTGATTCAGCACCGGACTCATCACGAAAAACGTCAGGATGAGGGAAAGCCCCACGATGACCTGATTCGGCGGCAGATTCTGCGTCCCCAGGGCATTGCGGACCAGCCCCATCACGATGACGATCCGGGTGAAGCCGGTCGCAAGAATGATGATGCTCGGCGCCAGGCTGAGGAGTGTCAGGAGAAAGAGGAGCTGGAGTCCGGCAGAAACTTCCTGAGGCGACTGAGCCGGTCCTGCTTCCAGTGTCACCCGAGGGAA
The bacterium genome window above contains:
- the hcrA gene encoding 4-hydroxybenzoyl-CoA reductase subunit alpha; its protein translation is MAESHHDPTKPFNIVGKPTPLLDSRSKVTGEAIYADDLSFPNMLVGKLLRSPKPHARIKSIDLSAALALPGVVAIVVGSEAPTKFGVLPISRDETALAVEKVKYVGDIVAGVAAETELQAVAACHAIRIEWEDLPSHQRMEKCLEPHGEPVHPDRSKDGSNLHKGVDQEFGDVEAALADAAFQVSGAFEFPGINHGFTEPHCAIAKYDGGRLTLWTAQQVPHYLHRSLANVMEMPMHRITVIRPMVGGGFGGKSDPFPHEMVAALLARKTGRPVKILFDREEVFLTNHGRHPGKNTMTLALDADLNISLLDSRALIEGGAWASFGVVTTYYNGVLSMGPYKIPSFRYSGRRVYSNKPPHGAMRGHGSVNARMALECLLDELAEQAGVDPCDLRLKNALEPHSFTVNDLRVTSMGLPECIARVRAASGWDQKFRKLPYGRGIGIGCGMYISGSAKPIHRTRMPQSTVHLKIDMDGGITIHSLAAEIGQGSDTMLAQCVAEVLGLGLEWMRVYSRSTDTAPIDLGSYSSRVTFMAGNAARKAAIDIKRQLQAAASRITGYEAEVFECEDEHLVCQVRPEVRVPYLQAVDEAIAYTGALIARGQYETPPMGGTFKGAAAGTAPSYSYQAFIAEVEVDPETGFVRLEHIWAAHDVGRALNPLAVEGQIIGSIHMGLGQVLSEAMRYNHKVTDGNLLNGNLLDYKIPGPLEMPPVDVFIVESNDPEGPFGAKECGEGALAPILPAVVNAIYDAVGVRIRTLPVTPDVVLEAIQRKEANKPAHAFTPLSFAPANVG
- the cutS gene encoding Carbon monoxide dehydrogenase small chain; this encodes MPHQFDPTAQHQTPPKALCTLHINGQTRQVAVEQSAILLDVIREELQLTGTKRGCDMGTCGCCTVIMDGKPVLSCLTLALDAEGKAIRTIESLQEGGCLHPVQEGFVVKGGSQCGFCTPGFIMTATALLESTPDPATLDRETIRRAISGNLCRCTGFQQIIEAIEYAAAHLDEPRQPDPTSGKVANVMGG
- the hcrB gene encoding 4-hydroxybenzoyl-CoA reductase subunit beta, with the protein product MRLPPFHLHRPTSVSDAVALAATYGDSAQFIAGGTDLLQHLKNRIYTPDHVISLQHLPGLRDITLTRIGALATLADIATHPSIGEQLPALVECIEVIASPVIRSTATLGGNLLVDTRCYYVNQSYEWRLSKGACLKSEGQDCLVVPNPDTCYATFSADTPALLMCWDASVHLAGPDGERDVPLTAFYQYDGIARHVKQPGEIITWVDIPAEAQTLTSGYSKLRVRDAFDYPELGVAAALSLHPDGTLAALRLAFCAVDAVPNRIDDAVASLLGQPLTDEAIAQVCAALPEKLQPYRNTALPPGYRRQMTAVFARRLLVRLRDQARQQPEA
- the fliP gene encoding Flagellar biosynthetic protein FliP; its protein translation is MGAFPFPRVTLEAGPAQSPQEVSAGLQLLFLLTLLSLAPSIIILATGFTRIVIVMGLVRNALGTQNLPPNQVIVGLSLILTFFVMSPVLNQMNEEALQPFLREEITYQDGLQKAQIPLREFMFNNTRGRDLKVMLELARLPAPQTRADVPTWVLLPAFVLSELKTAFQMGFVVYMPFLIIDLVVSSTLMSMGMIFLPPVLISLPFKILLFVMTDGWVLIARSLVGSFRF